The uncultured Fretibacterium sp. region ATCTCGACCCACCCCCAGGGGGTGACGAGCACGAAGCGCAGGACGATGCCCTGGCTGGCCAGGGCGTCCACGTGCGCGGCGTAGCGCATCGTGTCCTCGAAGATGAAGGTATCGCTGATGACCCACACGCGCTTGCAGTTGCTGCGGTTGAAGAGCGCGGCGTAGTCGATGGCGGTCCGCACGCCGCTCTCGTAGTCCGGAGGGCTTATGCTGACGACGACGACATCGGGACGCCCCTCGGGACGGCGCGTGTTGGGAATGAGGTCGAAGTATTGCTCCAGGCTCTCCAGACGCTCGAAGAGCCTTTCGATGTCAACCTCGCCATTGTCCTCGAACATCGCCGTGACGGGGTCCAGCCCCTGATCCGCGGGGGCGTTCAGGGTGTCCTGCATCCACCGCTGGACGCGGGAGAGCGCCTCCAGGATGTACTGTGGGTATTCCGTCTCGGAGATGGCCGACAGGAGATCCTTTACGGTCAATTCCTTTTTTGGGTCCTTTTTCTCGGGATTCATGCTCCACCTCCAATGGCGCGGGCTCCATTCCATGATGAGTTCAGTATAGCACAGCCAGGGTGCGGCGGCCTGCCTCAAAATACGTGTCCGTGTCCCAGTCCTCGCGTGTCATGGAAAACGGCTTACAGAAAAAATCCCTTTACGGCGATCAGAAGGGTCCCTACGACGGTGGAGAGGAGCGTGTGGCGCTCGCTGGTCCAGAGGATGTCAGCGGAGAAGGGCCCCGCGATGCGTCCGGACGGCCAGGCGGAGGGCAGAAAGGCCCCTGTCCTCCGTCGGTACTCGCGGTACTCTTCCCCGAACCTGGAGGACAGGAAGGACTCCTCGAAGGGGATGATGAGAAGGCCGTAGACGACGAAAAAGGAGACCGCGAACAGGGTGGCGGCCCACGGCCCGGCCATCAGTCCCCATCCCAGCCCGATCAAGCCGTTGCCGAGGTAGAGGGGGTTACGCATGAAGGCGTAGGGCCCCCAGGTAACCAGCCGTTCCGCGCCGACGACCTCCCCCCGGTAGCGTCCGATGCAGCCGACGGCCCAGAACCGCCAGCTCTGCCCCAGG contains the following coding sequences:
- a CDS encoding isoprenylcysteine carboxylmethyltransferase family protein, with the translated sequence MKAFRQKIFKLRGGVWTVLFLTILFLARPTLRSVLLGLPLVLLGQSWRFWAVGCIGRYRGEVVGAERLVTWGPYAFMRNPLYLGNGLIGLGWGLMAGPWAATLFAVSFFVVYGLLIIPFEESFLSSRFGEEYREYRRRTGAFLPSAWPSGRIAGPFSADILWTSERHTLLSTVVGTLLIAVKGFFL